The following coding sequences are from one bacterium window:
- the apbC gene encoding iron-sulfur cluster carrier protein ApbC, which yields MVTKENILEALKKVQDPDLHKDIVSLGFVKDIEIKNGDVSFKVELTTPACPVKDLLKQQCVTEVSKLQGVTKVSVEMTSRVQGAKQTTALLPGVKNVIAVASGKGGVGKSTVATNLAVALGLLGAKVGLLDADIYGPSIPLMMGIHEKPLSTDGTRMDTIKHHGIQMMSIGFLMPEDQALVWRGPIVAQAITQLMRDVDWGELDYLIVDMPPGTGDAQLTMSQAVQLVGAVIVTTPQDVALMDAKRGVGMFQKVNVPILGVIENMSYYECPKCHHRAEIFSYGGAHKAADKMEVPFLGEVPLDIETRIAGDEGKPIVIAKPESPNAKAFMEIAKNLASTISIIHHGDPGERAKALGQKMFFANTRLKVI from the coding sequence ATGGTAACCAAAGAAAATATTCTTGAAGCGTTAAAAAAAGTTCAGGATCCCGACCTGCACAAAGACATCGTCAGCCTGGGATTCGTCAAAGATATTGAGATCAAAAACGGGGACGTGTCGTTCAAAGTTGAACTGACCACGCCCGCTTGTCCTGTCAAAGACCTGTTAAAACAGCAATGCGTCACTGAAGTATCCAAATTACAGGGGGTCACCAAAGTCAGCGTTGAAATGACCTCCCGAGTTCAAGGCGCCAAACAAACGACGGCGCTTTTACCGGGCGTAAAAAACGTGATTGCCGTGGCGAGCGGAAAGGGCGGCGTAGGGAAATCGACGGTGGCGACCAATTTAGCCGTTGCGCTCGGTTTGCTAGGAGCCAAGGTCGGGCTATTGGATGCGGACATTTACGGGCCGAGCATTCCGCTGATGATGGGCATTCATGAGAAACCTCTTTCTACCGACGGTACGCGCATGGACACGATCAAACATCATGGCATACAAATGATGAGCATCGGTTTTTTAATGCCGGAAGATCAGGCGCTGGTATGGCGCGGGCCGATAGTCGCACAGGCGATCACGCAGCTGATGCGCGACGTGGACTGGGGCGAACTGGATTATCTGATCGTAGACATGCCGCCCGGAACGGGCGACGCTCAGCTCACTATGTCGCAGGCGGTACAGCTGGTTGGCGCGGTGATCGTCACAACGCCTCAGGATGTTGCGTTGATGGATGCAAAGCGCGGCGTCGGCATGTTCCAGAAGGTGAATGTTCCGATTCTCGGTGTCATTGAAAACATGAGTTACTACGAATGCCCAAAGTGCCATCACCGCGCGGAAATATTTTCGTACGGCGGCGCGCACAAAGCGGCGGACAAAATGGAAGTGCCGTTTCTGGGAGAAGTTCCGCTGGATATCGAAACGCGGATAGCCGGCGACGAAGGTAAACCTATTGTGATAGCCAAACCCGAATCACCCAACGCAAAAGCATTTATGGAAATTGCGAAAAACCTGGCTTCGACGATCAGCATCATTCATCACGGCGATCCCGGAGAACGTGCGAAAGCGCTCGGGCAAAAAATGTTTTTTGCGAATACCAGGCTTAAAGTTATATAA